TGGATACGAGAAATCATAAGTCTTGCTTATAGAGCTGAGGATGTCATTGAGACATATGTTGTTGAAGTTTCATCCAGAAGAGGAAGGGGATTCAAAAAAGCTTGCAAAAGATTTGCTTGCATATTGACAGAAACAAGAGCATTGCGAAAAATTGGTGCTGAGATTGGAAATATCAAAGCTGAAATAGCTGGTATGGCATCAAGTATGCAAACTTATGGTATAAAAGCAGTCAGTCAAGGAGAAAGCTCTAATAATCCTGCAACTCATGAAAAAGAGCGATGGCTACAAATGACTTATGCTCACTAGGTTGAAGAAACATTTGTAGGGATGAATAATGATATTGAGAAATTGAAATACCTCGTAGTGGATGAGCATACGCACCATAAAGTTGTTTCGATCTGGGGAATGGGGGGTTCTGGGAAGACCACAGTTGCAAGAAAAATTTACAACCATGATGGGATTCGGCGCCAATTTGATGCCTTTGCTTGGGTGTGTATAACTCAGCAATGCCAAGTTAGAAAAGTTTTGGAGGAAAACTTGCAACAGTTGTGCCATGGCTGACGGGGAATTGATGGATGAGCTGTGTAAAgaacaaaaagagaagaaatgcTTGGTTGTTCTGGATGACATTTGGAATACAATTGATTGGAATTGCCTCAGACCAGCCTTCCCATTGATCAAGGAATCTCGGAGTAAGATTTTGCTTACAACTCGTAACCTTGAAGTAGCTCAAGTTGGACGGGTTCACGAACTCAGTGTTTTGAACAGCAACGAAACTTGGGAGCTACTTCGAAAGAAGGCCTTGATATTTGACGATGTGAACCCTCAAGCTTAGCATAtttttgcttgtttgttttgccAAAAATGTGTCCTCGCCACATTCTATTTGACATCTCTCTGAATGGTAAAAACATTCATTTAATTTGCATTTGAAAGATAATCtttgttttaccatataacGTTGAAAGCTTTTGCAACATACTTTGACTTATGGTAACAATTTCATTAATCTAACTGAGGCATATTTGCCAATAGCCTATAGATTAACATCGTATAAACCAAATGAAAGCATAAGATTTGTCCTCTTTTCAGCTTGAAATGAATATTGTATGCTTATCCAAAGATTCAGATTATTGTACTTCACATTTGGAATTATAACATCTATTCAAAAAATACAGATTATTAGGTACAAAAAGATTCATTGCTCTAAAATAATACAATTTTTCCATTCAGTTACTTTATAATACAAGTTAATGTTCTTAGTGAAGCTCAATAGTATGTGTAAGTCATATCATGATTGATACGCAAGTTTATGTGTAAAAACTTATACAAAACAAAAAGCATATCCCTTCTATTTTagcattattttgatttttgcaGTTTTTTCATCACTTCAGTAGCAGACAAATTAAATGGTAAAAATATTTCATCGTGGATTTAGTTTTTGAAGATTGACAAATTCTTCAACTTAAAATTTTTGGGTTTTGTTAGCTTTTAGTTATTGTATTAGAAGTCTGAACAAGTGAAAAGACAGTTAAAATGTAGACTGTCCATATTCCATTATATGGATTGTAACTGAGAAAAAGTGATGTTTTGTGTACTAAAGCAAAAAATCATTTAATTGTGCATCACTAAAAGATTTGACTATGTAACTAAATTATGCAGATTCTAGAACTGAAGTTGAAAGAGAGAAGATATGAAGGGAAATGGTGCAGAAGTGCGGCTATCTACCATTAGCAATATCAGTAATTCGAGAGATCTTGAGGAAAAAGGCATCTTTAGATGAATGGACAGTAGTGAATAAAGACATTGACTCTTATTTGGGAAAAGAAGGCTCTAATGGTAATAAAGACATTTGACTTTGAGTTATGATGCCCTACCATACCACTTAAAGCaatgttttctttcctttggccATTTCCTAGAGGATCTAAAGATAGATGCAGTTGACATGTATTTCACATGGTTGGCTGAAGGAATAATTTTGCCGAAGAAACAATCTGGAAGAGAAGAGACTGCAGGGGTAGTTGCAAAACAATATTTGCTCGAGTTGGTAAGTAGGTCCATGGTTATTGTTGAACTCGATGAGTTTGCTGCACCAGGATTATTAAAGTACAAGCATTGCTATCTTCATGACCTTATGAGAGAACTATGCTTAATGAAGTGCTCAGAAGAAGACTATGTCAAGGTTGTGGATTTTCAGGGTGGAAGGCAACCGGTGTTAGAATGTTTTCCTGTTATTATGGATGACACTACCACTTTCAACACATATAGACTGGCTATCCATACAGATGGAAACTTTAAAGGTGATGCTATAGGAAAAATTATAGAACGACTCTCACCACGACTACGTTCCATTACTTTTACCGATATGAGtcaaggtgaaaatttttcgGTAGATATGGCATGGACATCCTCTGAAATATTCAACAGGTTTAAATATCTTCGAATTCTAGGCTTTGACTAGTACACTTTTGTGAACAAGAAGTCAATAGAATTTGTAGGAAAGTTGATTCACCTAAGGTCTATATGTTTCAACAGTTGTAAGATGGATGAGTTGCCATTACAAGTACTTAACTTGCCCTTTTTACAGAGCCTAAATCTTGAAGGGTCTGTCTGGATGAATCCTACTAAAATACCAAAGCTAGATGTAGTGTGGAAAGCAAAAAGATTGAGGCATCTCCTCTTTCCTGGTAATAGTGCGAAAATGGTTGATCAAGGAAAATTTAGATTATGTGGATTAGTTCAGCTGGAGGTAATAACTGATTTCGACACCAATACAATGGAAGTTGCAGATCTTCTTGAACTGAGTAATATTCAACAGTTTTCTGCAACAATTTATGGCAATGAGAGCCTTTCTTTAATCCTCAATTGCATCAAGGTCAATTGGCCCAATATAGGGCATGTGTTGCTTGCTATCTACAACTGTAATTTTACTGAAAATGAAAGTGGGACCAACTCTAATCTTGTAAGGAAGGTTTTCAACTGTCGCCACCTTATGGAGTTGATGATTGAAGGGAACCTAGGCAACAAATTACCTAGGTACGAAACAAATTTGGCTTCGAGTCTGAGACGTTTGGCACTGTTTGGATCTGAGATCGTAGAAGACCccatgaaaattttggagaaactccCCAACTTAAGAGAACTTCAACTGCTGATGAATTCCTTTATGGGCAAAGAAATGGTTTGCCACAACATGGGGTTTCCTAGTCTCACTAACCTTTCCCTCAAAGGACTGCACAATTTAGAGAAGTGGAGGATTGATGAAGGAGCTATGTGCAATCTTATGAAACTTGAGATCAGGAATTGTAAAAAGTTGAATATGACTCCAATTGGATTGAGATTCATCTCAACAGTCAAGGAACTTAGTACCGCTGACATGCCTGCTGAATTTATTGAAGAATTGCAACAGTTGATGGTCAAGTAGGAGTAGATTATGACATTGTCTCCCGTTTGGAAAAAATCCATCTTGGATAAGAATAACCAAACATCACGTCAGCTtcatttctccctttttttttgggttgtctTTTGTTGTCTTCGCATGCGTGACTATCTGTACATATACATTGTTTTACTCACAACTTTCCTCTCCAAGATTGATACATTTGTCAACACTAGTAATAGTTCACGTGCTTTGCACGTGATTGTAATatcttaaaatatattatttttcaaatactaaaattttttatgaaattttgatcatcaacatcataatatagtatttttatgttatttatctttttaagctagttacttttaaaaattttattaaatgaaaagagACAGAAAACATTTCAATATAGTTGACATATCCCttaagattgaatttgaaatcatgaACCAAAGACTTTTTGATTTATAACTTGAACTCTAACATATCAAATATTGATAATATCATGTTTTACCAAAATTATTGTATATTCATGACTCTATTGCATATAAACCACAATCATCACAATTTTTTATAAACGAAGAATATAATTAAGTTAGAAAACATAAATGTAATTTAAATTCTTTGTATTATGTTAATTCTATATTTGTCAATAATGGAGTATAAATGATCCATCACGTAAAATTTTTTTGGCTTGTACATCCtaacaattgaaattttatagatAGAGATAGTtggaatttttctattttccttttcttttattcatgtTTTTAGCACAATCCAATGTGAAGCAAGAGTAACAAGTCTACTTTTTTCATATGAGCACAATATTTTTGGTTTtaatattagttttttttatgatcaagaaattggaatgagaattgtggctaattaataattttaatattatttttttgtatattgcaGTGTTTTAGTTTTTAATTGCCAACTTTGAATCCATAACTGCTATCATTATTATCAATTATTGGAATGCATTAAATCTGTTTaattacaattgtcaccataaatgaaatttacttaattttaaagcttttcatttcataaCCGCTTCCATtattcactaatattgcaatacaataaatatatgtaatcatttgaaaaataagggtattttggatatcaccaaaaataatttggatatcattttcattttatcattcttcattttatatttactCTTATTATAATTCTTATTTTATCATTGGAGATGGTTtctgatttgatggatggattTGGTTTGTTcaaaccaatacaaatgaagtaTTACTATATTATTGTCAATAACAATGTTTGTCTTTCCTTGGATATCAGTGATTTAGATGTTGTCTTTGGTATTATTTGAATTGTATTCTAACTTTTtaattcatttgctatttactttatgtcattttataaatagttttcaatcttagtttagtttttcttgttttgatcgGTTGCTATTAATGATAATAGTGGTTTGTATGGTGCTGttttagatttctattttctagTTTAATACTGCTATTTCAGTTATAACGGTGTCATCATTTTTTGTATATTGAAATTTTATTGGGTGCAACATGAAAAATTCTTCATATTGGTAAAAGTGTATAGTTGTAAAATTTTCTCGTGATATTTGTGTGAAGATATACAGATGAATAAGGGTTTTTCTTGTCATTGtatgtttcttcattttctagagaatatctattttttgaaattgatttttttttaacaatctcAACTAATGACTAATGAGAAAGTTTTCATGCTtcaattaagaaattttgataCGTATAATAATAGGAGATGGAGTCCAAGGGTAGGTAAATAGTTTTTAATGAGgaatttttaattataattaccAATACCATTAAAATGTAATCAATTggagtgttttatttcttttaattagtgccacttaaaatgcaataattctaattaaaagaCATGAGGGTAATTTAGGgataacaaaaactaagataaaaaagtgCTTACACTTGCACTCCCTAACACCAACATTCATACTTtttattgtatatatatgtttctccattttctagagaatatctattttttgaaattgatttttttaacaatttcaactaatgactaatgagaaatttttcatgcttcaattaagaaattttgataCGTATAATAATAGGAGATGGAGTCCAAGGATAGGTAAATAGTTtttaataagaaatttttaattataattaccAATACCATTAAAATGTAATCAATTggagtgttttatttcttttaattagtgccacttaaaatgcaataattctaattaaaagaCATGAGGGTAATTTAGgaataacaaaaattaagatAAAAAAGTGCTTACACTTGCACTCCTTAATACCAACATTCatactttttatatagtaatgataatgataatgataatgataatgattaGGTTGCATAAATATGATATTCAGTAGATCATCCAGTTTTGTTTAAACTATTACAGCTTAATTTGCAGATAGGATCATTATCAGATGATCATATTTTTTCTGTATTATTCGGACTCGTAACTTCTATTGTTTCTTTAATTTACTCTTTGTGTAATTTTTTCTGGTCTGCAGAAGATGCTGCAGGCATGCTGACGACCATCCAAGTACAAGGTAACAAATATATGCTTTATTTGTGAATTTGTTAGCACCGGGTGATTTTATTTATGTGCATTCTAGGTAAGTGAATGGATACTAATTGGCATTTTCCTTTATGAATTGCAGGATACCCAATTGGTTTCCTTCAGAATTTCTAACAAGCAAGCATCTGTGGATTCTTTTCCTTCTGCTTATACTTTTCCTTGCTGGTTATACATTATGCATGGTACTCGTGCGACTGCTTGGCTATCCATCTCATGTTGTTGAACATCAGAGTTAGATAATTCGTGCTTACAATGTAATAGTGTAAAATAATTACCATATCCATGAACTAGTTGTTAAAATTGTACATCATACAAATTTGTTTTTTGCTTAAATTTCACTTTCAGTTGGTGCCCATTGCTGTTGTAAAAAGTTTCGAGACTGTACAATTTCCAGCAATTGTTCAATCAAATCATATGATGTCCAATGATTTCGTTCATTTACCTAGGTCCATTCTCGCCCTTTtctcaaagaaaatttatttgcaGGATAGATAGAAGTTCCTAAATTTCAGGTAATTAATCTACATCTGCTTTATGGTATGCCCAGAACATTTTGTTCATCGATCAGCCCTGCAGTTCATAATTCAACATGCTTTATGATCCTAACCATCATCGATCGCTTTTACACATTGGAATTGCCAAGTGAAAGCTGCCACTATAAACTATAAACACATTGGACGAAATAGTGgcagtaaattaaaattttttttaatgagtgtaattttgaaaataatgaattgcgaattaattttttttccatttctttggCTTAATCACTCAATATCCGCTAGCAATTTAATCCAAAATATAATAAGCCAAAGTTGTCTAACAACAAATTTTTCGTTACGAAGATAATTTTAAGAAAACACCCATAAAATCAAATCCACAAAATATAGTGCGAAAATCATGTACCgagtattgaattaaaatatgcATTAGTATGTTAAATTTGCATTGTAACCTATGATTCTATATTCTCTTTCTTATCACCCTACATAAGGAAAAGTATCTATCAATATGAACATACTGCAAATTTGACTTTACCAAATGAAATAGCCAATTAATTACAAATGTTAATCATAATACATGTTTAATAGTGGGATATCCTTGGAGATAATACACAAAATTCTAAGAAGATAATATACAATATAAAGCATTTAAAAGGAAACTAAATTTTGAATATCAACAAATTtaataatattctaaaaatatttagagaaattaatattttttccaaggcaaaatttaAGTTGGGAGACCAAGGAAGGAAGAAGCAAATTCCATTCAAAATTTACCCACATATTAGCTTGAGATTTGGCAACTCCTTGCCTTCTCTAAATGGAGTTAGAAGGTTGTAAAGTGTGATCCTCTTTATACCAACGATAGGTTAGTCATTTCACACACCCACTTGCACTTCTGCCTGTTAAGCAGATGCTTGCTTTTTGCTTCAATATTTCTTTTAACTGCGCCATCTTACTACTTAGAAATGCGAGGCACAAGTTCATTGTTTCACTACATTTacgttaaaaaaaatgaagaagaagaaagaaaaagcaaaaccTCTTCTCTTACAGTAAACTATATCAACTTCCAAACAAATTTAATGCTTTGGTTGCACAGTGAAGTTCAGTACATATCGTCAATCTTtaactaccaaaaaaaaaaaaagaaagaggccacagaatttaatttttaaaagttGGATTAATAAATAATAgggtaaaatacataaaacccCCTGTGGTTTACCTATTG
This Coffea arabica cultivar ET-39 chromosome 3e, Coffea Arabica ET-39 HiFi, whole genome shotgun sequence DNA region includes the following protein-coding sequences:
- the LOC140038781 gene encoding probable disease resistance RPP8-like protein 2, producing MVQKCGYLPLAISVIREILRKKASLDEWTVVNKDIDSYLGKEGSNEDLKIDAVDMYFTWLAEGIILPKKQSGREETAGVVAKQYLLELVSRSMVIVELDEFAAPGLLKYKHCYLHDLMRELCLMKCSEEDYVKVVDFQGGRQPVLECFPVIMDDTTTFNTYRLAIHTDGNFKGDAIGKIIERLSPRLRSITFTDMSQGENFSVDMAWTSSEIFNSCKMDELPLQVLNLPFLQSLNLEGSVWMNPTKIPKLDVVWKAKRLRHLLFPGNSAKMVDQGKFRLCGLVQLEVITDFDTNTMEVADLLELSNIQQFSATIYGNESLSLILNCIKVNWPNIGHVLLAIYNCNFTENESGTNSNLVRKVFNCRHLMELMIEGNLGNKLPRYETNLASSLRRLALFGSEIVEDPMKILEKLPNLRELQLLMNSFMGKEMVCHNMGFPSLTNLSLKGLHNLEKWRIDEGAMCNLMKLEIRNCKKLNMTPIGLRFISTVKELSTADMPAEFIEELQQLMVK